Proteins found in one Rhodobacter capsulatus SB 1003 genomic segment:
- a CDS encoding UbiD family decarboxylase has product MRSLPVFTDLRSFLDWTKSKGDLRAIPEPVATDLQMSAVHRAVLEQGGPVLRFDAPVLPSGARSAIPVVTNLFGTTDRVAAGLGLRLDQVPELGQFLADLKSPAPVEGMRDAFSRLPMLKAALSTRVNVSKKGPVQDVVLEPGKGLNLEDVPVQKLWPGDGGRLFTWPVVITRPHGTAADAVMSYNLGIYRAQLHGPESIIMRWLAHRGGAAHHRTWLAAGQPMPVAMVLGADPATLLSAALPLPEQVSELTFSGVLRGARSHLVPAKTVPLMVPAEAEMVIEGWIHPNDTAPEGPFGDHTGYYNSVEPFPVLRVSALTHRKDPIYLSTYTGRPPDEPAIIGEVFNQLAMPVFRQQIPEIRDLFLPPAACSYRIAVVQIAKRYPGQAKRVMMALWGMLAQFSYTKMIIVVDEDIDPRNWDDIAWAMATRMDPARDTVILDRTPMDYLDFASPLEGLAGKIGIDATNKIGTETTREWGTVMKMRPEDTAFAETLLKRHFPGGVK; this is encoded by the coding sequence ATGCGCAGCCTGCCCGTTTTCACCGATCTGCGGTCCTTTCTTGACTGGACGAAATCGAAGGGCGATCTGCGCGCGATCCCCGAGCCCGTCGCGACCGATCTGCAGATGTCCGCCGTGCACCGCGCGGTCCTGGAACAAGGCGGGCCGGTGCTTCGGTTTGATGCGCCGGTGCTGCCCTCGGGGGCGCGGTCGGCGATTCCGGTGGTGACCAATCTTTTCGGCACCACCGACCGGGTGGCGGCGGGGCTGGGGCTGCGGCTCGATCAGGTGCCGGAACTCGGGCAGTTTCTGGCCGATCTGAAATCCCCCGCCCCGGTCGAGGGGATGCGCGATGCCTTCAGCCGCCTGCCGATGCTGAAGGCGGCGCTCTCGACGCGGGTCAATGTCTCGAAGAAAGGCCCGGTGCAGGATGTGGTACTGGAGCCGGGCAAGGGTCTGAACCTTGAGGACGTGCCGGTGCAGAAGCTTTGGCCCGGCGATGGCGGGCGGCTCTTCACCTGGCCTGTCGTGATCACGCGGCCCCATGGCACGGCGGCCGATGCGGTGATGAGCTACAATCTGGGCATCTATCGCGCCCAGCTGCATGGGCCGGAAAGCATCATCATGCGCTGGCTGGCGCATCGCGGCGGGGCGGCGCATCACCGGACCTGGCTTGCCGCGGGGCAGCCGATGCCGGTCGCCATGGTTCTGGGCGCCGATCCGGCGACGCTGCTCTCCGCCGCGCTGCCCCTGCCCGAACAGGTCTCGGAACTGACCTTCTCGGGCGTGCTGCGCGGCGCCCGCAGCCATCTGGTGCCCGCGAAAACCGTGCCGCTGATGGTGCCTGCCGAGGCCGAAATGGTGATCGAGGGCTGGATTCACCCGAATGACACCGCGCCCGAGGGCCCCTTTGGCGATCACACCGGCTATTACAACTCGGTCGAGCCTTTCCCGGTGCTGCGCGTCTCGGCGCTGACCCATCGCAAGGACCCGATTTACCTCTCGACCTATACCGGCCGCCCGCCGGACGAGCCCGCGATCATCGGCGAGGTGTTCAACCAGCTCGCCATGCCGGTCTTCCGCCAGCAGATCCCGGAGATCCGCGATCTCTTCCTGCCGCCCGCCGCCTGTTCCTATCGCATCGCGGTGGTGCAGATCGCCAAGCGCTACCCCGGTCAGGCGAAGCGGGTGATGATGGCGCTTTGGGGGATGCTCGCCCAGTTCAGCTATACGAAGATGATCATCGTCGTCGATGAAGACATCGACCCGCGCAACTGGGATGACATCGCCTGGGCGATGGCGACGCGGATGGATCCGGCGCGCGATACCGTCATTCTGGACCGCACGCCGATGGATTATCTTGACTTCGCCTCGCCCCTCGAAGGGCTGGCGGGCAAGATCGGCATCGATGCGACGAACAAGATCGGCACGGAAACCACGCGCGAATGGGGCACGGTGATGAAGATGCGCCCCGAGGATACGGCCTTCGCCGAGACGCTGCTGAAGCGCCATTTCCCCGGCGGTGTGAAATGA
- the ubiT gene encoding ubiquinone anaerobic biosynthesis accessory factor UbiT: MSDHDQTIPRLPSLMGRAMRPLPLAPLSVTLSMLARRIATRHPGLFARLGHYRECRFLLDPTDLPFLLLLDLRAGGVKVSAHRRPPMAEARIAGPIAAFLGMMHGAYDGDALFFSRDLVVEGDTSAVVALRNAIDDAELDLAAELAEMAGPLKPFVQQAVSLAEKGSGVVLHRVDTLAGDWT; this comes from the coding sequence ATGTCCGACCATGACCAGACGATTCCCCGCCTGCCCAGCTTGATGGGACGGGCGATGCGGCCCCTGCCGCTGGCACCGCTCTCGGTGACGCTGTCGATGCTGGCGCGACGGATTGCCACACGCCACCCCGGGCTCTTCGCCCGGCTGGGGCACTATCGCGAATGCCGCTTCCTGCTGGACCCGACCGATCTGCCCTTTCTGCTGCTTCTGGATCTGCGCGCGGGGGGCGTGAAAGTCAGCGCGCATCGCCGCCCGCCGATGGCCGAGGCGCGGATTGCCGGGCCGATCGCGGCGTTTCTGGGCATGATGCATGGCGCCTATGATGGCGATGCGCTGTTCTTTTCGCGCGATCTGGTGGTCGAGGGCGACACCTCGGCCGTGGTCGCGCTGCGCAATGCGATCGACGATGCGGAGCTTGACCTTGCCGCCGAACTGGCCGAGATGGCAGGCCCGCTGAAACCCTTCGTTCAACAGGCGGTGAGCCTCGCCGAAAAGGGCTCGGGCGTGGTGCTGCACCGCGTCGATACGCTGGCAGGAGACTGGACATGA
- the katG gene encoding catalase/peroxidase HPI yields the protein MDGKDKATGKCPVMHGAMTAAGVSNTSWWPNALNLDILHQHDTKGNPLNGFDYRAAVKGLDVAALRADLHALMTDSQPWWPADWGHYGGLMIRMAWHAAGSYRAADGRGGGNTGNQRFAPLNSWPDNVSLDKARRLLWPIKKKYGNAVSWADLILFAGTVAYESMGLKTFGFGFGREDIWAPEKDVYWGAEKDWLAPSDGRYGDLAKPETMENPLAAVQMGLIYVNPEGVNGQPDPARTALHIRETFARMGMNDEETVALTAGGHTVGKAHGNGDAKALGPDPEAADVTDQGLGWSNPHMGGKAAQAVTSGIEGAWTTHPTRWDMGYFEMLFGHDWELTKSPAGAWQWKPVTIAEEAKPLDATDLTTRHDPLMTDADMAMKVDPVYNAICQKFMADPAAFDDAFARAWFKLLHRDMGPKARYIGPDVPAEDLIWQDPVPQGPTGWDVAKVKAQIAASGLSVADLVATAWDSARTFRQSDYRGGANGARIRLAPQKDWAGNEPERLARVLAVLEPIAAAAGASVADVIVLAGNLGVEQAAAAAGFALEVPFTPGRGDATAAMTDGPSFDVLEPVHDGFRNWLKADYAVSPEELLLDRAQLMGLTAPEMTVLLGGLRVIGANHGANPQGVFTERPGVLSTDFFVTLTDMGLSWHRVGGGYELRDRATGAVKYGASRVDLVFGSNAILRAYAELYAQDDAAGKFVTDFTAAWVKVMQADRFDLRA from the coding sequence ATGGACGGCAAGGACAAGGCGACCGGCAAATGCCCGGTGATGCATGGCGCGATGACGGCGGCGGGGGTGTCGAACACCAGCTGGTGGCCGAATGCGCTCAATCTTGACATCCTGCATCAGCATGACACCAAGGGCAACCCGTTGAACGGGTTCGATTATCGCGCCGCGGTCAAGGGGCTCGACGTGGCGGCGCTGCGCGCCGATCTGCATGCACTCATGACCGACAGCCAGCCCTGGTGGCCGGCTGACTGGGGCCATTACGGCGGGCTGATGATCCGCATGGCCTGGCACGCGGCGGGCAGCTATCGCGCGGCGGACGGGCGCGGCGGCGGCAATACCGGCAACCAGCGCTTTGCGCCGCTGAATTCCTGGCCCGACAACGTCAGCCTCGACAAGGCGCGGCGGCTTCTGTGGCCGATCAAGAAGAAATACGGCAATGCCGTCAGCTGGGCCGATCTGATCCTGTTCGCGGGCACGGTGGCTTACGAGTCGATGGGGCTGAAGACCTTCGGTTTCGGCTTTGGCCGCGAAGATATCTGGGCGCCGGAAAAGGACGTCTATTGGGGCGCGGAAAAGGACTGGCTGGCGCCGTCCGATGGCCGCTATGGCGATCTGGCAAAGCCCGAGACGATGGAAAACCCCCTGGCCGCGGTGCAGATGGGGCTGATCTATGTGAACCCCGAGGGGGTGAACGGCCAGCCCGATCCGGCCCGCACGGCGCTGCATATCCGCGAGACTTTCGCGCGGATGGGGATGAATGACGAGGAAACCGTGGCCCTGACCGCGGGCGGCCATACGGTCGGCAAGGCGCATGGCAATGGCGATGCCAAGGCGCTGGGGCCGGACCCGGAAGCAGCCGATGTGACCGATCAGGGCCTTGGCTGGTCGAACCCGCATATGGGCGGCAAGGCGGCGCAGGCCGTCACCTCGGGGATCGAGGGCGCCTGGACCACGCATCCGACGCGCTGGGACATGGGCTATTTCGAGATGCTCTTCGGCCATGACTGGGAGCTGACGAAATCCCCCGCGGGCGCCTGGCAGTGGAAGCCGGTGACGATCGCCGAGGAGGCGAAGCCGCTCGATGCGACCGACCTGACCACCCGCCACGATCCCCTGATGACCGATGCCGACATGGCGATGAAGGTCGATCCGGTCTACAATGCGATCTGTCAGAAGTTCATGGCCGATCCGGCCGCCTTCGACGACGCTTTCGCGCGCGCCTGGTTCAAGCTGCTGCATCGCGACATGGGGCCGAAGGCGCGCTACATCGGCCCCGATGTGCCCGCCGAGGATCTGATCTGGCAGGACCCGGTGCCGCAGGGCCCGACCGGCTGGGACGTGGCCAAGGTCAAGGCGCAGATTGCGGCTTCGGGGCTTTCGGTTGCCGATCTGGTGGCGACGGCCTGGGATTCGGCGCGCACCTTCCGGCAGTCGGATTATCGCGGCGGCGCGAATGGCGCCCGGATCCGGCTGGCGCCGCAAAAGGACTGGGCGGGCAACGAGCCCGAGCGTCTGGCGCGGGTGCTTGCGGTGCTCGAACCGATCGCGGCGGCGGCGGGGGCCTCGGTCGCCGATGTGATCGTGCTGGCGGGCAATCTGGGCGTGGAACAGGCCGCGGCGGCGGCGGGTTTCGCGCTGGAGGTGCCCTTCACCCCCGGTCGCGGCGATGCGACCGCGGCGATGACGGACGGGCCGTCCTTTGACGTGCTGGAGCCGGTGCATGACGGCTTCCGCAACTGGCTGAAGGCGGATTACGCGGTCTCGCCCGAGGAGCTGCTTCTGGACCGGGCGCAGCTGATGGGGCTGACGGCGCCGGAAATGACGGTGCTTCTGGGCGGTCTGCGGGTCATCGGCGCCAATCACGGGGCCAATCCGCAGGGCGTCTTCACCGAGCGTCCGGGCGTGCTTTCGACCGATTTCTTCGTCACGCTGACCGACATGGGGCTGAGCTGGCACCGGGTCGGGGGCGGCTACGAGCTGCGCGACCGCGCCACCGGGGCGGTGAAATACGGCGCCAGCCGCGTCGATCTGGTCTTCGGCTCGAACGCGATCCTGCGCGCCTATGCCGAGCTTTACGCGCAAGACGACGCCGCGGGCAAGTTCGTGACCGATTTCACCGCCGCCTGGGTCAAGGTGATGCAGGCCGACCGCTTCGATCTGCGTGCCTGA
- a CDS encoding hydrogen peroxide-inducible genes activator encodes MINLSMKQLRYFDALARTGHFGRAAEDCAISQPALSVQIREMEETMGAALFERGPRQVHLTALGAAMVPRVRAILRGVDELSDLARAAQGPLSGRLRLGVIPTIAPYLLPGLVAGLVQSHPGLDVAPREAVTGKLIAALTEAQLDAAILALPVSEPSLAEVPLFTEDFVLVRPATEAGKPVPSAEALPQMRLLLLEEGHCFRDQALEFCKVGGVTPRTVMEGSSLATLTQMVGAGIGVTLLPEIALPVETRSAAVSVARLAAPAPARRVGLVWRRSSPLAEQLTEVAAVIARIGTALRDRAREA; translated from the coding sequence ATGATAAACCTCTCGATGAAACAGCTTCGCTATTTCGACGCGCTGGCGCGGACGGGCCATTTCGGCCGCGCCGCCGAGGATTGCGCGATTTCGCAGCCCGCGCTTTCGGTGCAGATCCGCGAGATGGAGGAGACGATGGGCGCGGCGCTGTTCGAGCGCGGGCCGCGGCAGGTGCATCTGACGGCGCTGGGCGCGGCGATGGTGCCGCGGGTGCGGGCGATCCTGCGCGGGGTGGACGAGCTCTCCGATCTGGCCCGCGCCGCGCAGGGGCCGCTTTCGGGGCGGCTGCGGCTGGGGGTCATTCCGACGATTGCACCCTATCTTCTGCCCGGCCTGGTCGCGGGGCTTGTGCAGAGCCACCCGGGGCTTGACGTCGCCCCGCGCGAGGCGGTGACGGGCAAGCTGATCGCGGCGCTGACCGAGGCGCAGCTGGATGCGGCGATCCTGGCCCTGCCGGTCTCGGAGCCGTCGCTGGCCGAGGTGCCGCTTTTCACCGAGGATTTCGTGCTGGTGCGACCGGCGACCGAGGCGGGCAAGCCCGTGCCCTCGGCCGAGGCGCTGCCGCAGATGCGGCTTTTGCTGCTGGAAGAGGGGCATTGCTTCCGCGATCAGGCGCTGGAATTTTGCAAGGTGGGCGGCGTGACCCCGCGCACGGTGATGGAGGGGTCGTCGCTGGCCACGCTGACGCAGATGGTCGGCGCGGGGATCGGGGTGACGCTGTTGCCCGAGATCGCGCTGCCGGTCGAGACGCGTTCGGCCGCGGTGTCGGTGGCACGTCTGGCCGCGCCTGCGCCCGCGCGGCGGGTGGGGCTGGTGTGGCGCCGCTCCTCGCCGCTTGCGGAACAGTTGACCGAGGTGGCGGCGGTGATCGCCAGGATCGGCACCGCTCTGCGGGACCGGGCGCGGGAGGCGTGA
- a CDS encoding NnrS family protein translates to MSRIFREGHRTFYLAAILFAIVAMALWGHWIAAGLTGDLLPTRAMPVDWHAHEMIFGYGGAVLAGIFLASAPKALRGIYFPMLAGLWLAGRLAIAFSAFLPAPVVALIDLGFGVLVMAKMAWPVARLKKLETLSYLGIFLLHWVSDLIMHLDWMGVAPGLAPKGAMAGLMACATMNAAFGGKLTAGLTRNAMVHKGETALPRPSGLDTWGPIFTAFCVPAAFLPPRAFGAVLVLAGATNLFRAMGFRNGWAFKHDALLSGFHIGFLCLGTGLYAMGMAGVMAMEIYPGAVHLLAIGAVAGLSSAVMIKMSLGQSGRRSVATAPLKAAGLLLIAATLLRAFGEMQIGLIASAGLFVAGYAAMLAGLWPALSGEKLQPGTPGARPLGHGPKIPVQGEGDQA, encoded by the coding sequence ATGTCCCGCATCTTCCGCGAAGGTCACCGCACCTTCTATCTTGCCGCGATCCTCTTTGCCATCGTGGCGATGGCGCTTTGGGGCCACTGGATCGCCGCCGGGCTGACCGGGGATCTGCTGCCCACCCGCGCGATGCCCGTCGACTGGCATGCGCATGAAATGATCTTCGGCTATGGCGGCGCGGTGCTGGCGGGGATCTTCCTCGCCTCGGCGCCGAAAGCGCTGCGGGGGATCTATTTTCCGATGCTGGCCGGGCTCTGGCTGGCCGGGCGGCTGGCGATCGCCTTTTCGGCCTTCCTCCCCGCGCCCGTCGTTGCGCTGATCGATCTGGGCTTCGGCGTTCTGGTGATGGCGAAGATGGCCTGGCCCGTGGCGCGGCTGAAGAAGCTGGAGACGCTTTCTTATCTGGGCATCTTCCTGTTGCATTGGGTCTCCGACCTGATCATGCATCTGGACTGGATGGGGGTTGCGCCGGGCCTTGCGCCCAAGGGCGCGATGGCGGGGCTGATGGCCTGTGCCACGATGAACGCGGCCTTTGGCGGCAAGCTGACCGCGGGGCTGACCCGCAACGCCATGGTGCACAAGGGCGAGACCGCGCTGCCGCGGCCAAGCGGGCTGGACACCTGGGGGCCGATCTTCACCGCCTTTTGCGTGCCTGCGGCCTTCCTGCCGCCACGCGCCTTTGGTGCCGTGCTGGTGCTCGCCGGGGCGACGAACCTGTTCCGCGCCATGGGCTTTCGCAATGGCTGGGCCTTCAAGCATGATGCGCTGCTCTCGGGCTTTCACATCGGCTTTCTGTGCCTTGGCACCGGGCTTTATGCGATGGGCATGGCCGGGGTGATGGCGATGGAGATCTATCCGGGCGCCGTGCATCTGCTGGCGATCGGCGCCGTCGCGGGGCTGTCCTCGGCGGTGATGATCAAGATGAGCCTTGGGCAATCGGGGCGCCGGTCGGTGGCGACGGCGCCGCTCAAGGCCGCGGGGCTGTTGCTGATCGCGGCGACCTTGCTGCGCGCCTTTGGCGAAATGCAGATCGGGCTGATCGCCTCGGCCGGTCTTTTCGTGGCGGGGTATGCGGCGATGCTGGCGGGGCTCTGGCCCGCGCTGAGCGGCGAAAAGCTGCAACCCGGCACGCCGGGGGCGCGGCCCTTGGGCCACGGCCCGAAGATCCCGGTTCAGGGCGAAGGCGACCAGGCCTGA
- the ubiU gene encoding ubiquinone anaerobic biosynthesis protein UbiU, with amino-acid sequence MELVCPAGTPAALRAAVEAGAHAVYCGFSDETNARNFPGLNFSTEELTAAVAGAHKRGAKVLVALNTFPRAGAEKLWHQRLADAEAAGVDAVILADIGLLDYAATHHPKLRRHLSVQAAASNPDAINFYAETFDVKRVVLPRVLTVQEIAAINKEINVETEAFVFGGLCVMAEGRCALSSYATGLSPNMNGVCSPASHVVYAEEGPDLAAKLGGFTIHRTPKDQPAPYPTLCKGCFTSGEQTGHVFEDPVSLDARHLIPALAKAGVTALKIEGRQRSRAYVAEVVRAFRAATDALAEGRDLPLAELARLTEGQQATAGAYAKTWR; translated from the coding sequence ATGGAACTTGTTTGCCCCGCGGGCACCCCGGCCGCCCTGCGCGCCGCGGTCGAGGCGGGGGCGCATGCCGTCTATTGCGGGTTCTCGGACGAGACGAACGCGCGCAATTTCCCGGGGCTGAACTTCTCGACCGAGGAACTGACCGCCGCCGTGGCCGGGGCCCACAAGCGCGGCGCCAAGGTGCTGGTGGCGCTCAACACCTTCCCGCGCGCGGGCGCGGAAAAGCTGTGGCATCAGCGGCTGGCCGATGCCGAAGCCGCGGGCGTCGATGCGGTGATCCTCGCCGATATCGGGCTTTTGGACTATGCCGCGACGCACCACCCGAAGCTGCGTCGGCATCTGTCGGTGCAGGCGGCGGCCTCGAACCCCGATGCGATCAACTTCTACGCCGAAACCTTTGACGTGAAACGGGTTGTCCTGCCGCGCGTGCTGACGGTGCAGGAGATCGCCGCGATCAACAAGGAAATCAACGTCGAGACGGAAGCCTTTGTTTTCGGCGGTCTTTGCGTGATGGCCGAGGGGCGCTGCGCGCTCTCCTCCTATGCCACGGGCCTGTCGCCGAACATGAACGGCGTCTGTTCCCCGGCAAGCCATGTCGTCTATGCCGAGGAAGGCCCGGATCTGGCGGCGAAGCTGGGCGGGTTCACCATCCACCGCACCCCCAAGGACCAGCCCGCGCCCTATCCGACGCTTTGCAAGGGCTGCTTCACCTCGGGCGAACAGACCGGCCATGTCTTCGAAGATCCGGTGAGCCTTGACGCCCGCCACCTGATCCCGGCGCTGGCCAAGGCGGGGGTGACGGCGCTGAAGATCGAGGGGCGGCAGCGGTCCCGCGCCTATGTGGCCGAGGTCGTGCGCGCCTTCCGCGCCGCGACCGATGCTCTGGCCGAGGGCCGCGATCTGCCCCTGGCCGAACTGGCCCGCCTGACCGAGGGCCAGCAGGCCACGGCCGGGGCCTATGCGAAGACCTGGCGTTGA
- the ubiV gene encoding ubiquinone anaerobic biosynthesis protein UbiV: protein MDLTVGANLFFWTTDATRGFYERLRAAPVARVVVGEVVCSKRLPFWEHDIPLIVSTLKDAGKEVALSTLGLITLNRERAKTKDLFDMGLPVEINDITALKNLPEGTPFWVGPLVNVYNEGTLAYLARRGATRICLPPELPLKSIAALCKAGKEAGVAVEVWGHGRLPLAMSARCYHARLHDRAKDNCQFICGADLDGREVDTLDGQAFLSVNGVQTLSAATGCAAYYTEALAEAGVSALRLSPQTGDFNGLCQGYADRLAGKVSPADLVAKLLPEAPGGRFADGFFDGPSGSDWQHRFRPDRPSLSWPRR from the coding sequence ATGGACCTCACGGTTGGTGCCAACCTGTTTTTCTGGACCACCGATGCGACGCGGGGCTTTTACGAACGTCTGCGCGCGGCGCCGGTGGCGCGCGTCGTGGTGGGCGAGGTGGTCTGCTCGAAACGGCTGCCGTTTTGGGAACATGACATCCCGCTGATCGTCTCGACGCTGAAGGATGCGGGCAAGGAAGTGGCGCTGTCCACGCTGGGCCTGATCACGCTCAACCGCGAACGCGCGAAGACGAAAGACCTGTTCGACATGGGTTTGCCGGTCGAAATCAATGACATCACCGCGTTGAAGAACCTCCCCGAGGGCACGCCCTTCTGGGTTGGCCCCTTGGTGAACGTCTATAACGAGGGCACGCTTGCCTATCTGGCGCGGCGCGGGGCGACGCGGATCTGTCTGCCGCCGGAGCTGCCCTTGAAGTCGATCGCGGCCCTGTGCAAGGCGGGCAAGGAGGCGGGCGTGGCGGTCGAGGTCTGGGGCCATGGGCGGCTGCCCTTGGCGATGTCGGCACGCTGCTATCATGCGCGGCTGCATGACCGGGCCAAGGACAATTGCCAGTTCATCTGCGGCGCCGATCTCGACGGGCGCGAGGTCGACACGCTTGACGGTCAGGCGTTCCTCTCGGTGAACGGGGTGCAGACGCTCTCGGCCGCGACGGGCTGCGCCGCCTATTACACCGAGGCTTTGGCCGAGGCGGGGGTGTCGGCGCTGCGGCTTTCGCCGCAGACGGGCGATTTCAACGGGCTCTGCCAGGGCTATGCGGATCGTCTGGCAGGCAAGGTCTCGCCCGCCGATCTGGTGGCGAAACTTCTGCCCGAGGCGCCCGGCGGCCGCTTTGCCGATGGCTTCTTCGACGGGCCTTCGGGCTCGGACTGGCAGCACCGATTTCGGCCTGACCGCCCAAGCCTGTCTTGGCCGCGGCGCTGA
- a CDS encoding UbiX family flavin prenyltransferase, whose amino-acid sequence MSARVVLGVSGASGALLALAVAEALVRVGADIDLVVSSAAKLTFATEADMGALERLQGMAAHHHAIGNVGAAIASGSCPVAGMIVAPCSMRSLAAVAHGLDDNLLTRAASVQLKERRPLILLAREAPLTLAHLRNMTAVTEMGGIILPPVPAFYLKPQTAEEIATQIGARAVDLLRLGPAQAQAWSPSP is encoded by the coding sequence ATGAGTGCCCGCGTTGTCTTGGGCGTTTCCGGTGCCTCCGGCGCGCTTTTGGCGCTCGCCGTGGCCGAGGCGCTGGTCAGGGTCGGGGCGGACATCGATCTGGTGGTGTCGTCCGCCGCGAAGCTGACCTTTGCGACCGAGGCCGACATGGGCGCGCTCGAGCGGCTGCAGGGGATGGCGGCGCATCACCATGCGATCGGCAATGTCGGTGCGGCGATTGCGTCCGGCTCATGCCCCGTCGCGGGGATGATCGTCGCGCCCTGTTCGATGCGCTCGCTTGCCGCCGTTGCCCATGGGCTGGATGACAATCTGCTGACGCGCGCGGCCTCGGTGCAGCTGAAGGAACGCCGTCCCTTGATCCTGCTCGCGCGGGAAGCGCCGCTGACGCTGGCGCATCTGCGCAACATGACGGCGGTGACGGAAATGGGCGGCATCATCCTGCCGCCCGTGCCTGCCTTTTATCTGAAACCCCAGACCGCCGAGGAGATCGCGACGCAGATCGGGGCAAGGGCCGTCGATCTGCTCCGCCTCGGTCCGGCGCAGGCTCAGGCCTGGTCGCCTTCGCCCTGA
- a CDS encoding acyltransferase family protein → MTATAAKTQRLFGLDLLKLFLALLVVTIHANPFRGVSDEAMWALGNGLARIGVPAFFVVAGYTFRPEVPGRSVKLMGRYLKLHFLWLAIYLPAWWQTVWDHGLIEYAKFWVFGYWHLWFLVGLAIAVGLSQLVWRLSDRAIWAIAIAVLLAGFALQWAIGFYLLPRGFWPDAKNGVLMGFPFYLIGYMSRRSGLVARIPLRVAFWGALIGLVSVVGESELMKALGGAHPLAPETLLTAAVTGPLLVALGVKARGFPDWLTRWPVGTLSAGIYFIHVGIVIWLNHYSLPRVEVYLIAVTGAALITLGLIRTGLDKKLF, encoded by the coding sequence ATGACCGCCACCGCCGCCAAGACGCAACGCCTGTTCGGGCTGGATCTGCTGAAACTCTTTCTGGCGCTTCTGGTGGTGACGATCCATGCCAACCCGTTTCGCGGCGTCAGCGACGAGGCGATGTGGGCGCTTGGCAATGGTCTGGCGCGGATCGGGGTTCCGGCGTTTTTCGTCGTCGCGGGCTACACCTTCCGTCCCGAGGTGCCGGGGCGCTCGGTCAAGCTGATGGGGCGCTATCTGAAGCTGCATTTCCTCTGGCTGGCGATCTATCTGCCCGCCTGGTGGCAGACGGTCTGGGACCACGGGCTGATCGAATATGCGAAATTCTGGGTCTTCGGCTATTGGCATCTGTGGTTTCTGGTCGGCCTGGCGATCGCGGTGGGGCTGTCGCAGCTGGTCTGGCGGCTTTCCGACCGGGCGATCTGGGCGATTGCGATTGCGGTGCTCTTGGCGGGCTTCGCGCTGCAATGGGCGATCGGCTTCTATCTGTTGCCGCGCGGCTTCTGGCCGGATGCGAAGAACGGCGTCTTGATGGGCTTTCCGTTCTATCTGATCGGCTACATGAGCCGCCGCAGCGGGCTGGTGGCGCGCATTCCCCTGCGGGTGGCGTTCTGGGGCGCGCTGATCGGGCTTGTGTCGGTCGTGGGGGAATCCGAGCTGATGAAGGCGCTTGGCGGCGCGCATCCGCTGGCGCCCGAGACGCTTTTGACCGCCGCCGTCACCGGGCCGCTTCTGGTGGCGCTTGGCGTCAAGGCGCGGGGCTTTCCCGACTGGCTCACGCGGTGGCCCGTGGGCACGCTCTCGGCCGGGATCTATTTCATCCATGTGGGGATCGTGATCTGGCTCAACCACTACAGCTTGCCGCGGGTCGAGGTCTACCTCATCGCCGTCACCGGGGCCGCGCTGATCACGCTGGGGCTGATCCGCACCGGGCTGGACAAGAAGCTGTTCTGA